In Argonema galeatum A003/A1, one DNA window encodes the following:
- a CDS encoding DUF928 domain-containing protein has product MNPSKTFLKLIGFSIALVLAFTIVTDLPTRVRAQPQPPSSQTLPSRWGAYEPDSSIGKPGRREGGGTRGPALTALVPPNSRGATLSAYPTFFFYVSKEEDKDRKMTFTLSDESSQKEIYKTIFTSTGPAGIVSISLPVYPNLRPLETGRSYRWTCDLSFVGSDGEKALSLYGWIWRINPTAELQTDLEQAASLRDRLAAYDKNNVWYDTLATLAELRRANPNDAELTAKWTALLESVGLGQNKIPTQSLAQGL; this is encoded by the coding sequence ATGAATCCGAGCAAGACCTTCTTAAAGTTGATTGGCTTTTCGATCGCCCTAGTGTTGGCTTTCACAATTGTGACTGACTTGCCTACAAGAGTTCGGGCACAGCCACAACCGCCCAGCAGCCAAACGCTACCCAGCCGTTGGGGAGCCTACGAACCGGATTCGAGTATCGGAAAACCCGGTCGGCGCGAAGGGGGAGGAACTCGCGGGCCTGCTTTGACTGCCTTGGTACCTCCCAACAGTAGGGGGGCCACTCTCTCTGCTTATCCGACTTTCTTTTTTTATGTGAGTAAAGAGGAAGACAAAGACCGCAAAATGACGTTTACTCTCTCAGATGAGAGCAGTCAGAAGGAAATTTACAAAACTATTTTCACGAGTACTGGGCCTGCTGGGATTGTCAGTATCAGCCTACCAGTGTATCCCAATTTGCGACCCCTAGAAACTGGTCGAAGTTATCGCTGGACTTGTGACCTGAGTTTTGTTGGCTCAGATGGTGAGAAAGCACTTAGCCTGTATGGATGGATATGGCGCATTAATCCCACAGCGGAATTGCAGACAGATTTAGAACAGGCAGCTTCCCTGCGCGATCGCCTAGCCGCTTATGATAAAAACAACGTTTGGTACGACACCCTCGCTACGCTTGCCGAACTCCGTCGCGCCAATCCCAACGACGCGGAGCTAACAGCTAAATGGACGGCTCTGCTGGAGTCTGTGGGACTTGGCCAAAACAAAATTCCCACACAGTCTTTGGCGCAAGGATTATGA
- a CDS encoding transglutaminase-like domain-containing protein gives MLAPQPRPNLQTTVLRPIGAYALQGIAFAGSRLIALDSARGYLLEIDHYSDNTSILNPDRVAQFEGAIGLALWEDTLWFTKDENVYFCSWTDLTPQHFVTLPYPADGVTVWESTVYVSCQKAGYVLIYNRTTGNLITQFYTPGIGVEHLTVRGEEIWVSDNMEQTVYCLERATGEIQFSILTPFENPTGLAFYTDPQTGEEILYVAYAGEEPYIRDDPNAEPAHQLEYRDRTFIHPLHFNYNKEGRYALSNGFLIEMSYVEELLPLEAVYLEKIEWRIALPSETDRQKVRQITAVGRPFTEEIVDGQRVAVFKFDKLKPDERHLFGWRALLEVYSIKYRLSARDIENIPDLSPEWKQRYLVDDDELAMDTDIIRSAASEAIGTETNLLRKAYKIRNYVYDKLSYAIKPHIDSPDVALQRGTGSCGEYVGLLLALFRLNGIACRTIGRYKCPQQADLPGVPLYPDYNHVWLEFYVPGFGWLPMESNPDDVIDRGPYPSRFFMGLAWYHIEIGKGITFEKLNTDASPMNKDDVSIGDLAINHIRFTILQELGAGE, from the coding sequence ATGCTTGCTCCTCAACCAAGACCGAATTTGCAGACAACGGTGCTACGACCCATAGGGGCTTATGCACTGCAAGGCATTGCTTTTGCGGGATCGAGGCTGATTGCCTTAGACTCGGCCAGGGGGTATCTGCTGGAGATCGACCATTACAGCGATAATACCTCTATCTTAAACCCCGATCGCGTAGCGCAATTTGAGGGTGCCATAGGTTTAGCCCTCTGGGAAGACACGCTTTGGTTTACAAAAGACGAAAACGTTTACTTTTGCAGTTGGACGGATCTGACGCCGCAACATTTTGTGACGTTGCCTTACCCTGCTGATGGGGTGACGGTTTGGGAATCCACGGTTTACGTCTCTTGTCAGAAAGCAGGCTATGTACTCATTTATAACCGCACGACTGGTAACCTAATTACTCAATTCTATACGCCTGGGATTGGGGTTGAGCATCTGACGGTGCGAGGGGAGGAAATCTGGGTTTCGGACAATATGGAACAAACGGTATATTGTCTGGAGCGGGCTACTGGTGAAATTCAATTTAGCATCCTGACGCCTTTTGAAAATCCCACTGGGTTGGCTTTCTACACAGACCCCCAAACTGGTGAGGAGATCCTGTATGTCGCCTATGCCGGAGAGGAGCCATATATTAGGGATGACCCAAATGCCGAGCCAGCACACCAGTTGGAATATCGCGATCGCACTTTCATTCACCCCCTCCATTTCAACTACAACAAGGAAGGACGCTATGCCCTATCCAATGGCTTTCTGATCGAAATGTCCTACGTCGAGGAACTTTTACCTTTGGAGGCGGTGTACCTAGAAAAGATCGAATGGCGCATTGCTCTACCATCTGAAACCGATCGACAAAAAGTTCGTCAAATCACAGCCGTCGGTCGTCCTTTCACAGAAGAGATTGTAGACGGACAGCGGGTGGCGGTGTTTAAGTTTGACAAGCTCAAACCCGACGAACGGCATTTGTTTGGCTGGAGGGCACTTTTAGAAGTTTACAGTATAAAGTATCGTCTGAGTGCGCGAGACATCGAAAACATTCCCGACCTTTCGCCAGAATGGAAGCAGCGCTATCTGGTGGACGATGACGAGTTGGCAATGGATACCGATATTATCCGCAGTGCTGCCTCTGAAGCGATCGGCACTGAAACAAATCTGTTGCGGAAAGCTTATAAAATTCGCAACTATGTCTATGACAAACTCTCCTACGCCATCAAACCTCATATTGACTCGCCAGATGTAGCCCTACAGCGAGGTACAGGTTCCTGCGGCGAATATGTGGGTTTATTACTTGCCCTCTTCCGCTTAAATGGGATTGCCTGCCGCACTATTGGGCGCTACAAGTGTCCTCAGCAGGCCGATCTGCCCGGAGTACCCCTGTACCCAGATTATAATCATGTCTGGTTGGAGTTCTATGTGCCGGGATTCGGCTGGTTGCCGATGGAATCCAATCCCGATGATGTGATCGATCGCGGGCCTTACCCATCGCGGTTCTTCATGGGATTAGCTTGGTATCACATTGAAATCGGTAAAGGGATTACGTTTGAAAAGCTTAACACCGATGCTTCTCCAATGAATAAGGATGATGTTTCCATTGGCGATTTAGCTATTAATCACATCCGCTTTACTATATTGCAGGAACTGGGGGCTGGGGAATAG
- a CDS encoding DUF928 domain-containing protein — translation MPATLRALSQPPTSQGLPNSWGAYEPDPNIGKPGRREGGGTRGPCVKNSPNYHLTSLVPANSFGTTLAEYPTFFVYVPSMQEEEKPQLEFALKTENDRVIYKTNFTIARSPGIVSVSLPASANLPRLEENKNYKWSFTLICNPEDPSDRSSNSQVEGSIRRVRLSPTIVQQLEAVTLPRDKVVAYWNAGIWFDALSTLAELRRATPSDPTLEKDWKNLLQSVGLETIASEPLLQPVAASDRKNPNISRNE, via the coding sequence TTGCCTGCAACCCTTCGGGCGCTGTCACAGCCGCCTACCAGCCAAGGGCTACCGAATAGTTGGGGAGCCTACGAACCCGATCCCAACATTGGAAAACCCGGACGGCGTGAAGGCGGGGGAACGCGCGGCCCTTGCGTCAAAAATTCTCCAAATTATCACCTTACCTCATTAGTTCCAGCCAATAGCTTTGGCACCACCCTTGCAGAGTATCCGACCTTCTTTGTCTATGTGCCTTCCATGCAGGAAGAAGAGAAGCCGCAGCTGGAGTTTGCTCTCAAGACTGAAAATGACAGAGTGATTTACAAAACCAATTTTACAATTGCTCGCAGTCCTGGAATTGTAAGCGTCAGCTTGCCTGCGTCTGCCAATCTACCACGCCTTGAGGAAAACAAGAATTATAAATGGTCATTTACCTTGATTTGCAATCCAGAAGACCCCTCAGATCGGTCTAGCAATAGCCAGGTAGAGGGGTCGATTCGGCGCGTCAGGCTTAGCCCCACCATCGTGCAGCAGTTAGAAGCAGTGACCCTACCTCGTGACAAGGTTGTCGCTTATTGGAACGCTGGCATTTGGTTCGACGCTCTAAGTACGCTAGCCGAACTCCGTCGCGCTACGCCATCCGACCCCACCTTAGAAAAAGACTGGAAAAATTTATTGCAGTCGGTGGGACTGGAAACAATTGCCTCTGAACCCCTGCTTCAACCTGTAGCTGCATCAGATCGAAAAAATCCAAACATCTCTCGTAACGAGTAA